The stretch of DNA GCAGTTGTTGCCACTTGTTCCCTTTTTCTATGTCCCACCAGTCAATTCCATAAATGGGGATACTGTCATGCAGCGCTAAGGGAATCATAAACTTTTTGAAGTCAAACGGGGTTTCTTTAAAGCTTGCATCATCAACATATTTTTGTTTGGTTTCAACACAAAGTATATCGGGCTTGAGTTGTTGATAAATTTCTCCCATTCTTTCATAAGTGTATTTTTGGGCTTTTTCATGCGATTGGTGAATTCCGCCCAATACAAAAACGCCGCCGGCAGATTGAGCTGATGAAAGAAGGTGGGTGAACATAAGCCCTCCTGCAAGAATTATTATCCTGGAAAGGTTCGTTTTCATACGTCTAATGGTTTCTGATTTGGCTGGAATCTGTGGCAGAAAACAGCTGTATTGTTTAGACGGAATTTTTTAGTAAAGTTACAGTTGCCTTTAAACAGTGGCATGACTGAGCCCGGGAAATTCAGTTTATTGAGGTTAGTCAGCTGCTTTCATTTTAAAACAGGCCGGAGGTTGATTGTAAGCAAAAACGTGAGGATTTTTAAAGCCTTTGGTGGCTATTAACCATTTGTTTTCAGCGAAACAGGTGTTATGTCTGTTATTTTAATCTGGCATATCTGATTTCGTCGCAAATCCTGCCATCTTTCCAAATGGCATTTTTAAAGACAGCTTCTTTTACAAACCTGCACTTTTCCAACACTTTTTGCGAGGCTATGTTATAAGAAAACACGCCGGTGTGTATCCGGATAATATCCAGGTTCAGAAATCCGTATTCAACGATCATGTCAACGGCTCTGCTTGCGATGCCTTTATTCCAGAAAGGTTCTCCAATCCAATAGCCTATTTCAGCTGATTTTGAGTACACATCTGATTGGGGAAACAGCCCGATGGAACCTGCAAGTTCACCACCATACTCAATAGCAAAACAGGTTGGAGGGTTAAGGCTCAGGCAGTATGCTATGTATTTTCGGGCATCAGCAAGTGTGTAGGGGTGAGGGAATCCATCCCGCAGATTTATCCATATGTTTTTATTGTTTGCTAATTCAAAAATGCTCTCTGCATCAGTGTCAGCAAACGGCCTAAGTTTTATTTGCTTTTCAGTCATTTTTGTATTCCATTACCAGTTAAAAAAACAATTGATCTCATACGGAGAGAGCAGGTGCAGATTAAAGTGCCCGGTTTTGTTTATGATGTAAAGAGCAAATGCTTGTTTAACAAATCAAATAGTTCAGTTTTATGAATGGGTTTCGAGATGAAAGCATTACAACCAGCACTCAGCGCAAGTTGTTTATCCGACTCGGTAGAATAGGCTGTAAGCGCTATAATGGGCAGTTCGGGCAACCGCTTTTTAATTTCTTTTGTCGCCTCTAATCCATTGATCACAGGCATTTTAATGTCCATTAAAATAAGATCAATTTCAGAAGTTGCCATACAAGTCTCAATGGCTTCTTTGCCGTTCAAAGCGCGTAATAATTTGATTTTTGATTTGAATCCTTCAGTAAGCAGGGTTTCAATGTACAGGTAGTTAATTTCCTCATCTTCGGCAATAAGAATGGTTACATTTCTTTCATTATTGATTTTGGAGATTACAGAAACGGGAATGGCTGGCTTCTTTTCGGACGGGAGATAGGGAATGGTGAGATAAAAGGTTGAACCGACATTTTTTTCAGATTCAACGGTAATGTCTCCGTTTAATAATTTCGCGTTTTCTTTCGAAATGGCTAATCCCAAGCCCAGCCCACCGTATTTTCTCGACAGTTCTTTTTCTTCCTGGGCAAAGCGATCAAATATACGTTCAATGTTACCGGGAGAAATGCCAATACCTGTATCCTTCACAAACAGGCTTACCCGGTTATCTTTTATGACATAGCCTGTTTCAATGGATCCCTTACTTGTAAATTTCAGTGCGTTTTCAATCAGATTACTGATAACCCTGGTTATTTTGGCTTTGTCGGAGGTGATATAAGAGGCATTGTCATCAAGTGCTGTTTTAAAACTTAAGGAAAGGCCTTTTTCCTTTATTCTTTTTTCAAAAAGAAAACAGAGCTCTTTGAGCAGGGTGTTCAGGCTGAAAGTTTCCAGGCTGATGTCAATCTGATGGGTTTCAAGTCTGGAGATCTCCAGAATGTCATCTATAATGTTTAAAAGCTGGAAACTGCTTTTTACTATAATGTCGGTAAACAGTTTTCGCTGTTCATGATCAATATTTTCTTCACACAGCATTTCTGAAAATCCGATAATACCATTCATCGGTGTGCGGATTTCATGCGACATATTGTTCAGGAATTCTGTTTTTAACTGGCTCGCTTCTTCTGCTTTTTGTTTTTCAATAATTAAATCTTCAACGATTTTCTTTTTTTCTGTAATGTCTTCGCTTACAGCAACAAAATTGGTTAATTCATGATGATTATAAATAGGGGAGATTGCCAGGCTTACCCAATAATGCTCACCCGATTTTTTCTTGTTTTGCACTTCACCCACCCAGGTTTTTGAGGAAAGGATTGTATTCCAAAGGGACTTATACATGTCGACGGGGTGGTTGCCCGATTTGAGTATACGCGGATTGTTTCCGATGGCTTCATCAAAAGTATAACCTGAAATTTTTGTAAATGCAGGGTTTACATACTCTATTATCCCTTTTTTGTCGGTAATTACAATTGCAATAGGGCTTTGCTCAACTGAGCGGCTTAATAGCCTGATTTTATGCTCGTGAATTTTCTTTTCACTTACATCGTGCACGATGGAATAAAGGTATTGCCTTCCTGAAATGTTCACTTTGCTTGAAAATACTTCAACGTCTGCGACACTTCCATCAGCTTTTCTGTGTCTGAATTCGAAATGTACTTTCGTTGTTTCACGGGCCTCTTTCATTTTATGTTTTATCTCATAAGAGGTAAGTGTGTTTATGTCGCTGATGTTCATTTGGGTGAGCTGTTTAAGGCTCCAACCATAGAAGGCAATTGCAGCAGGATTGGCATCATATATATGTCCTGTCTCAGCATCTATTAAAAGTTTTACAGCTGAGTGCTCAAAAAACAGCTGTTTGAATTTTTTTTCTCCCTCTTCAGCTTTGCCTTTGGCAAACAATAATTCACTGTTTAACCTGGCGAAGTTCGCGTTTTGTTTTTTTAGCTGTTGGGCAATTTTTCTTCTTTTTAAAATATTGATAATTAATGATATAATCAAAATGAAAAGAATGCCAAAAGCAGCAGTGGTGATAAAGATGATACGTTGGTATTTATGAAAAAATGTTTCGGGAGAATTAATGATGACTGAGCCCGGCGGGAGTTTTTTTATGGGTATTTTATACCTGGTTAACTGGTTATAGTCAAACTGAAAAACATTCGGACTTTTGTTTATCACTTTCATTGCAGCAACGGGCTGACCCTTCAGAATGTGATAAACCATGGTTGCTGCTGTCTGACCTTGCATGGTGTGAGAAATTAACTTTCCGCCTAAAATTCCACTGCCCATGCCATGCTCCCATAAATGGAAAAGCGGAGCATGAAGGTTCTTTTTTAAAATGGAGAGGGTTTCATTAAATTCGATTGTCTGGTGCATCTCGTCCTGATAGGCCGAAAGAAGCAGCACCGGAACGTTAGATGGTATTGTTTTTAATTTTTCCTGATATGCTGAATAGGAGAGTGTCGAAAGATTAATTTCTTTAAAATCAATTCCGGTCATTTGCCTGGCTATCTGCCGGTATAGTTTTAAATCGGATAATCCACTGCTGGTGCTGTCGGTAATACAATAAACACTTTTGGTTTCCGGAAAAAGGTTTATCATAAGCCCGATGGTTTCCTGCATGGACACAGCCTCAATAACACCGGTAACATTGGGGTTTTGGTCTTGCTCAAGTGCCTTGAGGGTATTATTTACTCCAAAAAATACGATGGGTGTGTTTTTAAAGAGTTCATCCTGATATCTGAGGGCAAAGTTAAAAGCGTCGTCATCGGCCGTGAGCACTGCATCGTATTTTTTTATAAATGATAATTTGTTTTTGAGCGTTTCATAAAATAAAATGTGCGTTTTGTTGTCGATAAATCTTTTGCTGTCCATAAACTCTGCATCAATTACAGTATTGGCAGTGTCCAATATCGATTTTATACCGTTAATCTGCTGGAAGTACGTTGGGAATCCCGAGTTGTATGAACTAATCAGAAGAACGCGTTTTTGGTCCTGCGCTTTAAGCCCGAATGAATACAGTAAAATAATGGCCAGAAAAATCGTACGTCTTTTATTCATTCGTGGCTTGGTTTAATTAAAATTCATTTTTGATTTATTGATTTGGCACTTTTCTTATTTTAAATCTAAATGCGTGTTGAAATGCTGATTTAAAAGGTAAAATGGTGAACACAAATAAGAGTGATTAGCTATATGTTAACTTCACAAATATAAAAAGAAAGAATCTATTAAATGTGAAGGAGATGATTTTTTCTGAGCGCATCTGAATTTTACTTTAACGGTTATGATTGCTTATTTATCCCCTTTTTGTTTGCCGGTTCCATTCCTTGTGTTATCATGTGTCAGCAATCTGAAACGAGAGATAGTTAGCTGTTTTACGCCGCGATTCGCAGCGGTTTAAACTTAATTATAGAGGAGCACAGTTTTGCCAAATAATGATAGAAGCTGTTTAAAGGTTTTTAATGTATGGAATCGTAAAATAAAAAGATGAACCATGTCCTGATTCACTTTCAACCCTGATTTTGCCATTTTGCTTTTCAACAAATTCTTTGCATAATATAAGGCCTAACCCTGTGCCTGATTCTTTTTCTGTTCCCTTTGTCGAAATGTTTGAGGCGATGTCAAATAATTTTGACTGCATCTCCTTTGACATTCCGCGACCATTATCTTTTACAGCTATTTCAACCCATTGCTGTTCTTCAGAAATGCTGGCTTCAATGCTGACCACTCCACCTTTGGGCGTGAATTTTATGGCATTCGATATCAGGTTTCTTAATATGGTTGAAATCATATTGCTGTCGGCATGAATGAAAATATCTTCCGATACCTGATTGATTAACTGAATGGATTTCTCAAGTGCCGATTGTTTTAAAATGTTGCATGAAGCTTCAGATATTGACAGCAAGTGTATTTTGTCGGGCTTAAAGCTGATGGTTCCTCTTTGTGAGGCAGCCCATTGTAGCAAATTCTCAAGTAAATTAAAATTGTCTTGCAGCCCTTGGTGAATATAACTAATTATCTTTTTTTGTTGCTCATTATCATAGCTTTCAAAGTCTCTCTCCAGTAATTCAGATAAGCCCATGGTTGCACTTATTGGCCCTTTCAGGTCATGAGCAATAATGGAGAAAAACTTGTCTTTTGTTGCATTTGTTTCTGCCAGACTTTTATTAACAACTTCCAGTTCTTTCTCTGATTTCCTGATTTCTTCTTTTTGTTGCAGAAGTGTTTCATTCAATTCCTGAAGTTTGAATAATGATTCTGTAAGCTGATTCTTCTGTTCATTAATCAGATTATTTTTTTGATTGAGTTCGGCATTCTTTTTTTTGCGGATAAGCAAACGGCTATAGATTAGAACTATTGCCAGGATGGTTGTGATGAGTAAAAGAATCAGAAAGCTGCGTTGTGTTTTGTTTTTTTTAATAGTTAACCTGTCAATTTCTATGTTTTTCTGCAGAAGCCCGTTTTTAAACTCCGAACTTTCTAAATTGTACCTGGCCTGCATCTCAACTATTGTACGGATTTTGTTGTCGTTGAGTATGCTGTCGCTTAACGCTTTATGCAACTGGTAGTAATAAAGTGCTGTCTGATGATTATTGATTTTAGCGTAATATTCTGAAATATTCCTGTAGGCATCATTGATGTATTCATTTGCATGGGTTTCCCTGGCATATTTTAATCCGTTAATCAAATATTCTCCGGCCTTATCGTATTTTTTTTGTTTTAAATATACCTCCCCTAAATGATTCATTGATTTGGACTTGCCCAGATGATTGTCGGTTTTATTGCTTAAAACCAGTGCTTTATAAAAGTATGTAAGAGCGGATGTGTATTTGCCCTGTAAATTGTATATGTTACCGATGTCATTATACAGCCATATCAGGAACACCTTTTCGTTTGAATTTTTAATGATGTTCAATACAGCCAAATATTGTTGCAGAGCTTCTTCGGGTTTGCCCATAAGCATGTTTAGCTCTGCAATGTTGTTTTCAATTTTTGCAAATTCAATTGTATCTCCGGTTTCTTTGATAATTTTGGCTGATTCGGTTTAGTTCTCTATGGCCTTTGTGTAATTTTTCAGATAGGTATTTACCATTCCCAGGTTATTCAGGTTGTAGGCGCACAGCCTGCTGTCTTCTAATTTACGGGCAATGGTCAGTGATTTCTGATAATATTCAATGGCATTGTCATACAAGCCCATAAACCAGGCATTTACACCTCCATAAAGCAAGGCTTTGGCTTTCTTCGGCTCATCGTGGTGCTTTTCTGCCAGCCTAACCGCTTCATTGGTATAAAACATGCCTTTGCCGGGCGCAATTGTCCAGTTTGCTTTGCTCAGCTGAATTAAGATGTCAGTTTTATTTATCTCTTTTACTTTGTTTAATTCTATTTCCAGGCTATCGGTATTTATGGCCTGAAGGGGGGCGATAGAAAGAAATGTCAGTAGTAGAAATAAAGTAATTTTAATCTTCATCATGTGTTGGCGCGCATAAAATACATTGAGTTTATTGAATTTTATAGTACTTTGACGGATCTTCCCTTAAGAGAGACTCTCAACAGATTATTTATGCCCGTGGCCTCAAGGTATTTCCATAGGAGGGATTGCCTGTCCAAACGGCTGTTTAATTGCGTGAGGTCGTCTTGAATGGCTTTATTTGGTTGTTTTTCCGCCCATTTCGGTGAAAATATGGTCAACAGGTTCCCAAAGTTCAATTTTGTTGCCATCTGCATCCATAATGTGAACAAATTTCCCGTAGTCGTATGTTTCAATCTCATCAAGAATGGTCACACCACTTTCTTTGAGCTTATTTACCAGTCCCTGGATATTCTGAACCCTGTAGTTAATCATAAAGTCTTTTTTTGAAGGAGCAAAGTATTCACTTCCGTTTTTAAACGGACTCCACTGGAGGTAATTTATTTCATCCGGATTGTTTGCATTTCTGAATTCAAAGCTTGAGCCATATTCATTGGTTTCGAGGCCCAGGTGCTGACGATACCATTCTCTCGTCTGCTGAGGGTTGTCTGAAAAAAAGAATATTCCTCCAATCCCTGTTACCTTGGGAGTTGTGTCGTTAATTGCGCCCTGGTTAGATGCTTCATTTTTATGATTTTCCATTGTGGTTGCCGTTTTTTGAGTTGGGTTACAACTGGATGAAATGATTAAAATGAAAATGGTTTTTATGAGTTTGTTCATTTTTTTATCCTGCTATGCTGAAGTGATGTAAAGAAGCTGGCCGCCGATAAATGTACAGAAGGAATACCGCTGATTGGTTACTTATGTAATTCCGGAGGCCGGATTTGCTGATAAATGTATGAATTTTCTAAATGCACTCTTTGCTTGCCGGGTAATTGTTCAGGGTAAATCATGTGAGGTCTGAAAGGGTACTTTGCAAAGATGTATGAAATTTAATCTCTGAAGCATTGTTTGGCTTTCATTAAAAGTTAAATCAAGTTCCTTAAGCTTATGAGGAATCCGGTTCATTTCATTGGTATGTTGTATGTTACCCACCTATATGACCGATAGTTGTTTGTGCTTTTTAGTCTATTGCCGAACGCATTGATGTAAAATGAATCGTGAATTTGTGGGGTAAAATCTACCTTTAAAGGAAATGGCAGTGCACAAACTATCAGAGGGGGTACGAAAGCTTTGAAAGGGCGCATTCTCAGGCAAAGGAGTATGATTGAATTAAATAGGCCGGGTAAAAATGTAACCGGGACTACGTGTGGCGTTTTTAGCTTCACATAGTCCCGGAAGGGTCACTTAAAGTAATGCTGACTTACAACGAAGCATTAAAAGTGTTGGCTGCATCAGCTCCTCTTTTAGGCCAGCCAGAGGTTGAAATGCCTTTTGTATCAGCTTTTATACAATGAATTTTCCCATTGCCACCATCTTCTCCCATTGTCATTACAATTATATTGCCATTGCTAAGTAAGGTAATATCGGTAAATGGCGTAGCATTGTCGATGCCAATGGTGGATGCATATGCTGCGTATTTTATTTGTCCCGAGTAATTGGCTCCGTAAATGCCATATACGTCACCACAATACATGTTTTCGTCTTTGGCGTGAATCATGGAAGTAAAACTACCCATTGAAATGTATTCAGATTCACTTGGTGGTTCCACTGCCCATGATTTCTGACCGGTTAATCCGTCAATTTTGATTAAATCGTTGATTCCTCCATCGTAAACATGGCCTTGTTCATCCAATGTAATGCGTGAAGCATAAGGCCGTTCATATTCCCAAAGTTTCTGGCCCTGATTATTGTATGAAATTAAGATATCCATGGATGGATTGGCCAGTTCGCCATAGGCAAATGTAACGTTGCCGTTTGATGCGATAACCATGTCTTTCTCAAAATTAAAATAATAGGTTGGGTCGTCGCCCGGAAGTTGAACACTCCAATCTAAATTCATGGAACCATCCGCGTTTACCGTAACTTTATACAGATATCCGCTGGCCAAATACACAGTATTGCCATATGCTGCCATATTTAGCCAAACTCTGTCGCTGGTGATGGCCAATGCGCCGGCTACCGATCCATCATTCGGATTCAGGGCAAATAAATATGAGTGTTCAGCAGTCTCCCTCTCGAGTGTTATGAGAACTTTTTGTTGGGCAATAGCGATGGATGAGCTTATGGATAACATGGAATCGGGCAGGTTATATTCCCATAACTGATTTCCGTCTGAGGCATTCAAACAAACGACCTTTTGGTTTGAAGTGAAAAATAACTTGCCCTGGAAACAGGTTGGCATATTGTGGTGTGGCGAAGCGCTGTTGTTTGTTTTGCTCCATAGTTCTGCGCCGTCTTTGTCGAATGCCTGAATTGCATATCCATTGTTGTAATCACTTGACAGGATATAAATATGGTCATTCTCATCAATTGCAGGCATATAGTTTTGTCCTATAGCCGGATTTACAGGAAATGCAAGGTCTTTCGACCATGCTGTTTGGGCTTCTGAAGGTTGATTGTTGTTGTTATTCCCGTTCTCATCTTTGTTGCACGATGTAAATAAGAGAATGCCTGATAAGAAAAGTGTAATTAAAATTCCGCTCTTTTTCATGTTCATTTTTTTTGTTTTCAGTTGTTTTAGCTCAGTACCTGGTTTTTGATTGTGTTTGTTGTCAGTATTTTGTGGGTTCATTGATTTATGTTTAGCTACGGCTTAAAGCTTTTTTGTTTTGTGTTCATGCTGGTTTGCAACCTTGTAAAGCCTGGTTGGCCTTATTTTGGTTTTCATGTACTGCGTGTTGGTTTAAAAGCCTGGCAATAGCTGCCAATTGCAGGTAATTCTCAATTGAAAGGCTTTCATATGATTTTGAAAAGAATGAATCAGGTTATTGGAATCATAAAGGAGGCAGGCGGGTTTATGAATGAACCATGTTCATATTGATAAATTATAGTATCGACATTTTACGCTATCGTAATTCCGGGATTTATATGATTGGTACAATTGTGCCACCATCATGAAAAATGACAATGGACGCAATTTGAAAATATGCTCATTTCAAAAACCTACCCCCTCCGAAATGATTAATTTCCGGGGTGCAAACATAAAGGAATTCAGGGGGCGCGGAGTTGTAAAAAAACGACAAATTACGGGCGAAGCAACATTTTGGCAAATGCTTCTTTGTTAGAAAAATATATTTGGGGTGGCACTCCTGTCATAAGTCTGAAATCTTTGATAAAGTGGCTGTAATCATAATACCCCACCTCAAAGATGATGTCAGGGATTGGTTTGCCGGGTTGTTCGTTCAGCATTTTAAAGAAATTTAAGTTCCTGATAACCCGCAGATAAGTCTTAAGGCTTAATCCGATTCTTTCAGTAAAATAGCGCTGTCGGGTGCGATCTGAAACCGGACAAATATTTTTGATTTCTTCGGGTGATATCTTGCCTTTATTCTCATAAATTGTATCAGCTAAAATATCAAAATCATTATTTGTGAGGGGCTTATTGGCAATCAGCTGAAGAAAATAGTGGTTGAGAAGGGCTGCTTTATCGCCTTCTGTCCGGGCGTTTTTCAGCTCAACTGATAGCTGGTGCATATCATGGCCAAAAAATGGAGCTGCTGGTGTTCCTTTATCAGTAAACTGTTTTACACTTGTATTGAGGAGTTTATGCAGCGCCGTAGGTCTCAGGTTTACGCCAATAATTCTGGTGTTCTCTGTATTTTTGATTTTTGCAAATTTTGAAAGTTGTCCAATTATCATCACATCTTCAATCGGGAAATTATAATTGGAAAAGAAATTGTTCAAATTACTTCTTTCATGAAACTGAATAACAGGATGACCCAGTGGCGGAATATTGTCGTGCGTATTCGCATGATTCTGAATTAAGTAATAACTGTAAATGATATGATTCAGTTTGAAATCAGGTTTTATTTCTACAATTTGCATTGTTGCTGTTTGTTATAATGTCTGATAAAATGACAATGGCCGGTAAACCATTAAGTTATAATTGCGAGTATAAAAATCACTGCTATGGAGCAGTATGCCAAAAGCAGCAGTTCAGATGAGCCTCCCGATACTCATGTCCCGTTGTTTATGCTTTGATATCTGCCTTTGGCGGATAGCGTTCTCAAAAATACCCGATTCTTTTATTTCTCAGGTCATTTTTGTTTTCCGTTAAGAAAAATTTCCGGAACTAAATTGGCAAAACAGCGCGAACAGCACACCTCAGAATGAAGAATAGCCGTAAAGGCTTTCAGCGATTGTATTCGCTGGCAAAAATTTGATGGCAAAACAAGGCGCAATTAATTTAAGGCCAGTTTGCTTTATTTACTAATTTTCAGCATAATATCTGGCTTGTATAGCCTGGCATCTTTTTGTAAGGCATCGCCTGAGCTTTTAAGAGAAAATAAGCGACCGGGACCCCTGTTTTATTACAGTGAATCCCGGCCGATTTTGCATCCTTCAGACTAATGCTCAGTCTTTGTCGTCTGACGGGCATTTATTTTCAATTCGCATATAGCAATATGGTTGTACGCGCTTGCGTAATTCTCCTGACTTATTTACTTTGCTAAAACCGCAATGAGTCAGACTTCATTTCGGCGATTATCTCATTTTTAAATTGATAAAGCTTCACCAGGGTTTGAGATGATGCATCGTTGTTTTGTGGCGTAATGACTACAAAATTCATGGATGAAGTATCTAAATTATTGTGATCTATCCATGTTCCGGAGTTTACATAAATTGATTTTTGTCCAAGATGATCGGTGGATGCTTCTATTGTTGGTACATGCGAATGCCCGAAAACGACCAATCTGACATCTGAAGCCGGATTTAAAAAATACTGGGCTTTTGCCTGGTTGTCAGTGAAGGTTGCACTGGCTGAGCCCGCGATTGCTTGTTCGGCAGGAATGCTGACCGGCACATGATTGTAAGTTTGTCTCTGGCCCCAGCTGTCCTGTATGCCTTTGTAAAGTTTAACATCAATAACTCCGCCTACAGTTGATTGGAATGGCAAAATGTCATTCACAGCGTAAGAACCATTTAATCCATTGATATTTGAAACAATCAAAGGTTCATTAAATGATTCGTTTATTCTGAGATTGTTTAAGGCCCAATTCCATACTTTCCAGTAGCCGAATAATAAATTCTGGCTATCATCGCCAGCAACATTTTGTGTTACTACAGGGATACTGTCTCCTGTGGTTGGATATCCCTCAGATACATGAAGTGCGGCGATTCTTGTAAAAAAGTAGCCCGGAGGAGTAATTGTGCCAGGGGCTATATCCTGGTTGGAGAACGGGTCGGGTGCACAGAAGAAGTTGTAGCGGTGACCATGTTCAATGGCCATCTTTGGCAAGCCTTCAGGAGCGTATGTGCCTAATCCAAGTTCAGGGTCGCGGGCCTGGCTTATTCCCGGAAGTATGAGCTCAACACTGGCTTCTGAAATTGTTAAATCATGGTTGCCGGGGACATAGGTTACCAGAATTTTCTTTTCCTGGATTATGCTGTTTAACTGATCAAATACCCCTTTGTTTGCGGCTGCTATTCGTTGCACAAAATCTGCCTGATCTTTTCCCTGATATGTATCTATGGGGGCCGGAACAAACCATTCATCCAAAAGGTCGCCGGCAATAACCAGCTCTTTTACATTGGCTGAAGTTCTTACCTGGTTCAGGAAATTTTCGAGCGCAGGCAGGTTTTTGTTACATTCTGCATAAGCAAGGTCGGCACCTAAATGTATATCACTGATTACAACAATCATACTCCTTTCGGTAGTTCCATTGTTAAAAGCATCTTTGACAATGGGTTCATCTTTTTCCTTATTACAGGACAATAACAAAATAAATGCTATTCCCAAAATGGCTGTTGTCAGCAAATAAAAGGTTCTTTTCATCTCCTTGTTTTTTAATTTTTTTGATTTTTCCTTGTTCTTCAGACTCTTCCCCATTTCTAAGATGGCGGTAATTGGATATCCAATTCAATTAATTAGTTTAGGCTGTGTTGCTCATCGGTTTTCTGTGTTTTTATGCTGGATTAATTCTGTCATCACTGCCTGAATCTTTTCAAAATCTTCACTTTTCGAAAAGAAGTAGTCTGCTCCGGCTATCATAGCCTGTTGCCTGTAATGTGATTCTGCATAAAAAGTGAGTAGCATTAATTTTACGGTGTGATCTTTTTTTCTTACCTCCCTTATTACTTCCACTCCTTTGATACCAGGCATTTTATTATCCAGAATCGCTACATCTGGGTTAAGTGTTTGTATAGCAGTCAGGGCGTCTGTTCCGTTGCTGAAACTTCCTATGACTTCTACCTGCTCCAGGTTGTTTAACATTTGCTGAAGCCTGTCAAGCATAAAAGCTGAATCATCTGCTATCAATACTCTCATTGGATGTAAGTGTGGAGGGCGAATATCCAATTAATTGTGCTGAATATTTGTAGGCACAGGACTAAATGCTTGTAAGAAAATGCTGATATTCATGTAAGGGAAATCTTACAGGAGGGAGGATGGTTTCACCTAAAGCCCCCGCGATGGTGTTGTGTCAATGAAGGAGATGGGCCATGCAGATGGCCTGGATTAAGCTTTTTAATAAAAAATTCAGGGAGGTAAACTATGTACTATAAAGGTTTATAACAGCTGATTTTCAAAGCAATAGCGGGCGAGATCTGTGTTTTTTCCAAGATTCATTTTTTCCATAATCCTTTTTCGGTAGGTGCTTACCGTTTTATTGGAGATAAAGAGTTCGTTGCCAATTTCTATCAATGATTTTCCTGCTGCAATCTTGAGCATGATTTCAAATTCGCGTTCCGATAATTTTTCATGTAAAGGTTGATTGCTGTTAGTGATTAACGATAAGGCCAGGCAATTGGCCAGCGACTGGGAGATATATTGGCCATTTTCTGCTATTTTTCTCACAGCCAGCATCAGTTCTTCAGCAGCAGTATCTTTGGTGAGGTATCCTGAAGCGCCGGAATGAAGGGCCCGAATGGCATATTGTTCCTGAGGATGCATGCTTAACATCAGAACATGAGTGGCCGGCCATTTTCTTTTTATCGTTTGCAGAACATCCAGCCCACTTTGATCGGGTAAAGAAATGTCGAGCAACAGGAGGTCATACGACTCTTTTTCGAGCATATTTATCGCTTCGTGTCCTTTAGCAGCTTCATGAATAAGCCTCACGTTTTTGTGTTGTGAGAGAATTTGCCTCAATCCGTCACGTACGATTTTATGATCATCACAAATCAGCAC from Lentimicrobiaceae bacterium encodes:
- a CDS encoding PQQ-like beta-propeller repeat protein; translation: MNPQNTDNKHNQKPGTELKQLKTKKMNMKKSGILITLFLSGILLFTSCNKDENGNNNNNQPSEAQTAWSKDLAFPVNPAIGQNYMPAIDENDHIYILSSDYNNGYAIQAFDKDGAELWSKTNNSASPHHNMPTCFQGKLFFTSNQKVVCLNASDGNQLWEYNLPDSMLSISSSIAIAQQKVLITLERETAEHSYLFALNPNDGSVAGALAITSDRVWLNMAAYGNTVYLASGYLYKVTVNADGSMNLDWSVQLPGDDPTYYFNFEKDMVIASNGNVTFAYGELANPSMDILISYNNQGQKLWEYERPYASRITLDEQGHVYDGGINDLIKIDGLTGQKSWAVEPPSESEYISMGSFTSMIHAKDENMYCGDVYGIYGANYSGQIKYAAYASTIGIDNATPFTDITLLSNGNIIVMTMGEDGGNGKIHCIKADTKGISTSGWPKRGADAANTFNASL
- a CDS encoding AraC family transcriptional regulator encodes the protein MQIVEIKPDFKLNHIIYSYYLIQNHANTHDNIPPLGHPVIQFHERSNLNNFFSNYNFPIEDVMIIGQLSKFAKIKNTENTRIIGVNLRPTALHKLLNTSVKQFTDKGTPAAPFFGHDMHQLSVELKNARTEGDKAALLNHYFLQLIANKPLTNNDFDILADTIYENKGKISPEEIKNICPVSDRTRQRYFTERIGLSLKTYLRVIRNLNFFKMLNEQPGKPIPDIIFEVGYYDYSHFIKDFRLMTGVPPQIYFSNKEAFAKMLLRP
- a CDS encoding metallophosphoesterase — its product is MKRTFYLLTTAILGIAFILLLSCNKEKDEPIVKDAFNNGTTERSMIVVISDIHLGADLAYAECNKNLPALENFLNQVRTSANVKELVIAGDLLDEWFVPAPIDTYQGKDQADFVQRIAAANKGVFDQLNSIIQEKKILVTYVPGNHDLTISEASVELILPGISQARDPELGLGTYAPEGLPKMAIEHGHRYNFFCAPDPFSNQDIAPGTITPPGYFFTRIAALHVSEGYPTTGDSIPVVTQNVAGDDSQNLLFGYWKVWNWALNNLRINESFNEPLIVSNINGLNGSYAVNDILPFQSTVGGVIDVKLYKGIQDSWGQRQTYNHVPVSIPAEQAIAGSASATFTDNQAKAQYFLNPASDVRLVVFGHSHVPTIEASTDHLGQKSIYVNSGTWIDHNNLDTSSMNFVVITPQNNDASSQTLVKLYQFKNEIIAEMKSDSLRF
- a CDS encoding response regulator transcription factor — encoded protein: MRVLIADDSAFMLDRLQQMLNNLEQVEVIGSFSNGTDALTAIQTLNPDVAILDNKMPGIKGVEVIREVRKKDHTVKLMLLTFYAESHYRQQAMIAGADYFFSKSEDFEKIQAVMTELIQHKNTENR
- a CDS encoding response regulator transcription factor, whose amino-acid sequence is MKVLICDDHKIVRDGLRQILSQHKNVRLIHEAAKGHEAINMLEKESYDLLLLDISLPDQSGLDVLQTIKRKWPATHVLMLSMHPQEQYAIRALHSGASGYLTKDTAAEELMLAVRKIAENGQYISQSLANCLALSLITNSNQPLHEKLSEREFEIMLKIAAGKSLIEIGNELFISNKTVSTYRKRIMEKMNLGKNTDLARYCFENQLL